From a single Micromonospora carbonacea genomic region:
- a CDS encoding DUF2690 domain-containing protein, whose amino-acid sequence MVDRTRARLGRVATATLSTAAILVAGATPAAAVSGITGQDPYSTGCYDNGWQWSSTGTPVYDGSRKVGTGYLRYSGGCVANWSEFRYEDASAYNDYSARPSAWEDGVSGTDQYSPNLWLNPVYSRMVDGRGAACAGAQVYRYPSGQWVSWTFFACA is encoded by the coding sequence ATGGTCGACCGAACGAGGGCACGCCTGGGCCGGGTGGCAACCGCGACGCTGAGCACCGCAGCGATCCTCGTCGCCGGCGCCACGCCGGCGGCTGCGGTCTCCGGCATCACCGGCCAGGACCCGTACTCCACCGGCTGCTACGACAACGGCTGGCAGTGGAGTTCGACCGGCACCCCGGTCTACGACGGATCGCGCAAGGTCGGCACCGGATACCTCCGGTACTCCGGGGGCTGCGTGGCGAACTGGAGCGAGTTCCGCTACGAGGACGCCTCGGCGTACAACGACTACAGCGCACGCCCGTCGGCGTGGGAGGACGGCGTGTCCGGCACCGACCAGTACTCGCCCAACCTGTGGCTCAACCCGGTGTACTCGCGCATGGTCGACGGTCGCGGTGCCGCGTGCGCCGGCGCGCAGGTCTACCGGTATCCGTCGGGCCAGTGGGTGAGCTGGACCTTCTTCGCCTGCGCCTGA
- a CDS encoding malectin domain-containing carbohydrate-binding protein — protein MIRSSSLTRRVPAVLTAVALTAAGLVAGSPASAAPGHDKVVSAVPSTASPDIVDGTVFAIHDAGTKIIAAGSFTTVQNRNSDVDITRNYVLAFDKATGAVDTAFVPVVDNEVSAVAAGPTAGTVYLAGKFNTVNGVTRRKVALVNVATGATVTSFAGPAFNGLVDDVALVGNRLLVGGIFTTAGNANPRGGLASLNATTGALDSYLTTTLTENHNYDGVSGAKAGVGAEKLALSPDGTQLVVIGNFRKADGVLHDQIVRLDLGATAATVADWNTSRYTPRCSWKSFDSYMRDVSFAPDGSYFVVVTTGGQYSGSLCDTAARWEAGATGDAQQPTWVNYSGGDTFLSVGVSEQAVYVGGHLRWLNNTFGGDSAQAGAIGRASIAALDPRNGLPLSWNPGRHPRGYGVTEMLVTPQGLWLGSDQSWIGNFQYRRERIAFFPLAGGKAPHSTATADLPGAVYQAGVPVPTNVLYRINAAGPAVASTDDGPDWSADTADAPSPYHNTGSSAASYGVAPNLDGTVPAGTPAAIYNSERWDGTGAPEMQWDFPVPAGTEVTVRIYLANRYAGTGTPGKRVFDVTLDGTLVLNDLDLAVTPGHDIGTMRAFTIVSDGNVDIDFGHVVENPLVNAIEIVKTGPPPAGTGDEVQRLSYDGASAVGTPVPVANPDDTDWSSAKGAFWVGGTLFYGMNGALQRRTFNGTTFGTPSLVDPYHDAYWDNVETDSGPAGQTYTGVTSNFYAEIANVTGMLYTGGRLYYTLSGQNGLFWRWFTPDSGAVGADKFTVAGVTGFADTGSIFLAGGTLYRVSRSTGALASTAWAGGVPTGAFTTVSGPAVDGVDWRAKAVFVGP, from the coding sequence GTGATTCGTTCCTCGTCCCTGACCCGCCGGGTCCCGGCGGTCCTCACCGCGGTCGCCCTGACCGCCGCCGGTCTCGTCGCCGGCAGCCCGGCCAGCGCCGCGCCCGGCCACGACAAGGTGGTCTCCGCGGTCCCGTCCACGGCGTCGCCGGACATCGTGGACGGCACCGTGTTCGCCATCCACGACGCCGGCACGAAGATCATCGCGGCGGGTTCGTTCACCACGGTGCAGAACCGCAACTCGGACGTGGACATCACCCGCAACTACGTGCTCGCCTTCGACAAGGCCACCGGCGCGGTCGACACCGCCTTCGTGCCGGTCGTCGACAACGAGGTCAGCGCGGTGGCCGCCGGTCCGACCGCCGGCACCGTCTACCTGGCCGGCAAGTTCAACACGGTCAACGGGGTGACCCGGCGCAAGGTGGCCCTGGTCAACGTCGCCACCGGGGCCACCGTCACCAGCTTCGCCGGGCCGGCGTTCAACGGGCTCGTCGACGACGTCGCCCTGGTCGGCAACCGGCTGCTCGTCGGCGGCATCTTCACCACCGCCGGCAACGCCAACCCGCGCGGCGGCCTCGCCTCGCTCAACGCCACGACCGGCGCGCTGGACAGCTACCTGACCACCACGCTCACCGAGAACCACAACTACGACGGGGTGAGCGGGGCCAAGGCCGGCGTCGGCGCGGAGAAGCTCGCGCTCTCCCCGGACGGCACCCAGCTCGTCGTGATCGGCAACTTCCGGAAGGCCGACGGGGTGCTGCACGACCAGATCGTGCGGCTGGACCTCGGCGCGACCGCCGCGACCGTGGCCGACTGGAACACCAGCAGGTACACCCCGCGCTGCTCGTGGAAGTCCTTCGACTCGTACATGCGGGACGTGTCCTTCGCCCCGGACGGCAGCTACTTCGTGGTGGTCACCACCGGCGGCCAGTACAGCGGTTCGCTCTGCGACACCGCCGCCCGCTGGGAGGCCGGCGCGACCGGCGACGCCCAGCAGCCCACCTGGGTGAACTACTCCGGCGGCGACACCTTCCTCTCGGTCGGCGTCAGCGAGCAGGCCGTCTACGTCGGCGGGCACCTGCGCTGGCTCAACAACACCTTCGGCGGCGACTCGGCGCAGGCCGGGGCCATCGGCCGGGCCAGCATCGCCGCCCTCGACCCGCGCAACGGCCTGCCGCTGTCGTGGAACCCGGGCCGGCACCCGCGCGGCTACGGCGTGACCGAGATGCTCGTCACCCCGCAGGGCCTCTGGCTGGGCTCCGACCAGTCCTGGATCGGCAACTTCCAGTACCGGCGGGAGCGGATCGCGTTCTTCCCGCTGGCCGGCGGCAAGGCCCCGCACTCGACCGCCACCGCCGACCTGCCCGGCGCGGTGTACCAGGCCGGGGTGCCGGTGCCGACGAACGTGCTGTACCGGATCAACGCCGCCGGTCCCGCCGTCGCGTCGACCGACGACGGGCCGGACTGGAGCGCCGACACCGCCGACGCGCCCAGCCCGTACCACAACACCGGCAGCAGCGCCGCCAGCTACGGCGTCGCGCCCAACCTCGACGGGACCGTCCCGGCCGGCACCCCGGCCGCGATCTACAACAGCGAGCGGTGGGACGGCACCGGCGCGCCGGAGATGCAGTGGGACTTCCCGGTGCCGGCCGGCACCGAGGTCACCGTGCGGATCTACCTGGCCAACCGGTACGCCGGCACCGGCACCCCCGGCAAGCGGGTCTTCGACGTGACCCTGGACGGCACGCTCGTCCTGAACGACCTCGACCTCGCGGTCACCCCCGGGCACGACATCGGCACCATGCGGGCGTTCACGATCGTCAGCGACGGCAACGTCGACATCGACTTCGGGCACGTGGTGGAGAACCCGCTCGTCAACGCCATCGAGATCGTCAAGACCGGCCCGCCGCCCGCCGGCACCGGCGACGAGGTGCAGAGGCTCTCCTACGACGGGGCGAGCGCCGTCGGCACGCCCGTCCCGGTGGCCAACCCCGACGACACGGACTGGTCGTCGGCGAAGGGCGCGTTCTGGGTCGGCGGCACCCTGTTCTACGGCATGAACGGGGCGCTCCAGCGGCGCACCTTCAACGGGACGACCTTCGGCACGCCGAGCCTCGTCGACCCGTACCACGACGCCTACTGGGACAACGTGGAGACCGACTCCGGCCCGGCCGGGCAGACGTACACCGGGGTCACCAGCAACTTCTACGCGGAGATCGCCAACGTCACCGGCATGCTCTACACCGGCGGCCGGCTCTACTACACCCTCTCCGGCCAGAACGGGCTGTTCTGGCGCTGGTTCACCCCGGACAGCGGGGCGGTCGGCGCCGACAAGTTCACCGTCGCGGGGGTGACCGGGTTCGCCGACACCGGGTCGATCTTCCTCGCCGGCGGCACCCTCTACCGGGTCAGCCGCTCGACCGGCGCGCTGGCCTCGACCGCGTGGGCCGGCGGCGTGCCCACCGGCGCGTTCACCACCGTCAGCGGCCCCGCCGTCGACGGGGTGGACTGGCGCGCCAAGGCCGTCTTCGTCGGCCCGTAG
- a CDS encoding VOC family protein — MSARIRNISIDCHDTYVLAGFWAQVFGTGRQPDDLPGDPEAMVRTADGETVLFLQVPEGKTVKNRVHLCLEPADRSRDAEVERLLALGATQVDDQRRPDGAGWVVLADPEGNEFCVLRSAAEREASA; from the coding sequence GTGAGCGCACGGATCAGGAACATCAGCATCGACTGTCACGACACGTACGTCCTGGCCGGCTTCTGGGCCCAGGTGTTCGGCACCGGGCGGCAGCCCGACGACCTCCCCGGCGACCCGGAGGCGATGGTCCGCACCGCCGACGGGGAGACCGTGCTGTTCCTCCAGGTGCCGGAGGGCAAGACGGTGAAGAACCGGGTTCACCTGTGCCTGGAGCCGGCCGACCGGTCCCGCGACGCCGAGGTCGAGCGGCTGCTCGCCCTCGGCGCGACCCAGGTCGACGACCAGCGGCGGCCGGACGGCGCCGGCTGGGTGGTCCTCGCCGACCCGGAGGGCAACGAGTTCTGCGTGCTGCGCAGCGCCGCCGAGCGGGAGGCGTCGGCGTAG